One Yoonia sp. BS5-3 genomic window carries:
- a CDS encoding DUF481 domain-containing protein → MKKLAIIVASTALAGFAGASAQAQSTAFENQDAASDAVENLEEQIRDDRDRDLERFGNSGRRIGSYGSLSARATSTNDDEDDVVDLGIGLRFGTYDGLNGYDLSLSYNYGEADDEETQNNLLAGFDYRRDLSSNLFAFGKADVTFDGLADEIGEYESDVFVGAGLGYRIFNDAERQWSVQAGPGYRVAQLVDEDEVREAAASLSSNYFQSLSQTSYITNDTDVIASEESVLVNNELALSVSMTDALALRTSLTTAFNDATDDGLDDARNTFGVSVVYNFR, encoded by the coding sequence ATGAAAAAATTGGCAATTATCGTAGCATCGACCGCTCTTGCTGGTTTCGCAGGCGCATCCGCCCAAGCGCAAAGCACAGCATTCGAAAATCAGGATGCAGCCAGCGATGCTGTTGAAAACCTCGAAGAGCAAATCCGCGACGATCGTGACCGTGATCTTGAGCGGTTTGGCAATAGTGGACGTCGGATTGGATCTTATGGCTCGCTTTCGGCGCGGGCGACCAGCACCAACGATGACGAAGATGATGTCGTCGATCTGGGCATTGGCCTGCGGTTTGGCACATATGACGGCCTGAACGGCTATGACCTGTCGCTAAGCTACAACTATGGCGAAGCCGACGACGAAGAGACCCAGAACAACCTTCTGGCTGGTTTTGATTACCGCCGTGATTTGTCCAGCAACCTATTCGCCTTTGGTAAAGCAGACGTTACTTTTGACGGGCTGGCCGATGAAATTGGCGAATACGAATCTGACGTGTTTGTTGGGGCCGGTCTGGGTTACCGCATCTTCAATGATGCCGAGCGTCAGTGGTCTGTGCAGGCTGGTCCCGGTTACCGCGTGGCCCAGTTGGTTGACGAGGACGAGGTGCGCGAAGCCGCTGCCAGCCTGTCATCGAACTATTTCCAAAGCCTGAGCCAAACCAGCTACATCACCAATGACACTGATGTCATTGCATCAGAAGAAAGCGTTTTGGTGAATAACGAGCTGGCGCTAAGCGTGTCGATGACGGATGCGCTTGCTCTGCGCACCAGCCTGACCACGGCGTTTAACGACGCTACCGATGATGGTCTGGATGATGCCCGGAACACATTCGGCGTTTCTGTCGTGTATAACTTCCGTTAA
- the mtgA gene encoding monofunctional biosynthetic peptidoglycan transglycosylase, with protein sequence MAERKKTAKKPARKPAAKKRTTKKKRPGLLTRISVFLRRLLWGAVFSALGFVLIATLIYALIAPPTTPYMFGEGRRLGGVTQTWVDMEQIAPVMARSAVAAEDANFCLHWGLDVNAIRNAVESGRGGASTISQQVVKNVYLWHGRSWLRKAIEALWTPLTEAAWSKRRILEIYLNVAEFDEGVFGVQAAARHYFGVDAADLSAVQAARLAAILPSPKNRSASNPSQFTRNRARQIMSGAATIAADGRADCFET encoded by the coding sequence ATGGCAGAGCGTAAGAAAACGGCAAAAAAACCGGCACGCAAACCGGCGGCCAAGAAACGGACCACAAAGAAAAAACGCCCGGGGCTATTGACCCGGATTTCGGTTTTTCTGCGCCGTTTGCTCTGGGGTGCCGTGTTTTCTGCGCTTGGTTTTGTGCTGATTGCGACCTTGATCTACGCCCTGATCGCCCCACCAACGACACCCTATATGTTCGGCGAAGGGCGGCGTTTGGGCGGCGTGACCCAAACCTGGGTCGATATGGAACAGATCGCCCCCGTCATGGCCCGCTCGGCGGTCGCGGCCGAGGATGCAAATTTCTGCCTGCATTGGGGCCTTGATGTAAACGCGATCCGTAATGCTGTGGAAAGCGGGCGCGGCGGGGCCTCGACCATTTCTCAGCAGGTCGTCAAGAATGTCTATCTGTGGCATGGCCGCAGTTGGCTGCGCAAAGCGATTGAGGCGCTCTGGACCCCGCTGACCGAAGCTGCGTGGAGCAAAAGACGCATCCTTGAGATTTATCTGAACGTCGCAGAGTTTGATGAAGGCGTCTTTGGCGTGCAGGCTGCTGCCCGTCACTATTTTGGTGTGGATGCAGCCGATCTGTCGGCAGTACAGGCCGCCCGCCTAGCCGCGATCCTACCTTCGCCCAAGAACCGCTCTGCCTCAAACCCTAGTCAATTCACCCGCAACCGCGCCCGCCAGATCATGAGCGGGGCTGCAACCATTGCAGCGGATGGGCGCGCGGATTGCTTTGAAACCTGA
- a CDS encoding glutathione S-transferase family protein — MNTLYHYPLSPFSRKVRLCLAEKKIEVGLVEERYWEKAPDFLRRNPAGQVPVLKMGSRTMSDSVAICEYIDETHPTPALLPKNAEARCEARRLVGWFDDKFYHEVTTKLTGERVFRKVMGTGYPDSTNVKAGAKAIKYHLDYMAYLLEDRRWLAGNDMTMADFAAAAQLSCLDYTSDVDWNRHESVKDWYAKIKSRPAFRSILADEVPGFQPAAHYADLDF, encoded by the coding sequence ATGAACACGTTGTATCATTATCCGTTATCCCCGTTTTCCCGCAAAGTCCGCCTGTGTCTGGCCGAAAAGAAGATCGAGGTTGGGCTGGTCGAAGAACGTTATTGGGAAAAAGCCCCGGATTTTTTGCGGCGTAATCCTGCAGGCCAGGTGCCCGTGCTGAAAATGGGCAGCCGGACGATGTCTGACAGCGTCGCCATCTGTGAATATATCGACGAAACCCACCCCACCCCTGCGCTTTTGCCCAAAAACGCCGAGGCCCGCTGCGAGGCCCGCCGCTTGGTCGGTTGGTTTGATGATAAGTTCTATCATGAGGTCACCACGAAACTGACGGGCGAGCGTGTCTTTCGCAAAGTCATGGGCACCGGCTATCCCGATAGCACCAATGTCAAAGCGGGCGCCAAGGCGATCAAGTATCACCTTGATTACATGGCCTATCTTCTTGAAGACCGCCGTTGGCTTGCCGGCAATGATATGACCATGGCCGATTTTGCCGCAGCCGCGCAGCTGTCCTGTCTGGATTACACCAGCGATGTGGATTGGAACCGCCACGAATCCGTCAAGGATTGGTACGCCAAGATCAAATCGCGCCCGGCCTTCCGATCGATCCTTGCCGATGAAGTGCCCGGCTTTCAGCCTGCTGCGCATTATGCCGATCTTGATTTTTGA
- the queG gene encoding tRNA epoxyqueuosine(34) reductase QueG gives MTDKHDLIAFATEAGFAKVGFCRPDSVPEIAARLAAFVDAGMHGQMAWMAERMHWRGDPAALWPAAKTVIMLAEPYTPTHDPMTVLGQPDRAAISVYAQGRDYHDIVKKRLKRVGRWLIDQVPGAEIKVFVDTAPVMEKPLAQAAGLGWQGKHTNLLGRDLGSWFFLGAIFTTVDFPPDDAEISHCGSCTACLDICPTAAFPAPYQLDARRCISYLTIEHKGPVDETLRARMGNRIYGCDDCLAVCPWNKFAQDGRDARFAARDDLQAPPLAELAALDDPGFRNRFSGSPIKRIGRDRFVRNVAYAIGNSGDPALLGAVSPLVDDPDTAVADAARWAILRLQEVAP, from the coding sequence ATGACCGACAAGCACGATCTGATCGCCTTCGCGACAGAGGCCGGATTTGCCAAGGTTGGGTTCTGCCGCCCTGATAGCGTGCCCGAAATCGCCGCGCGCCTGGCCGCCTTTGTGGATGCCGGGATGCATGGTCAGATGGCCTGGATGGCCGAGCGCATGCATTGGCGCGGCGATCCTGCAGCGCTGTGGCCTGCGGCGAAAACGGTTATCATGCTGGCCGAGCCTTACACCCCGACCCATGATCCAATGACGGTTCTTGGCCAACCCGACCGCGCCGCGATCAGCGTCTATGCCCAGGGGCGCGATTACCATGACATCGTCAAAAAACGCCTCAAACGGGTGGGCCGCTGGCTGATTGATCAGGTCCCAGGCGCCGAGATCAAAGTATTTGTCGATACCGCCCCTGTCATGGAAAAGCCGCTGGCCCAGGCCGCCGGGCTTGGATGGCAAGGCAAGCACACCAATCTGCTGGGTCGCGATTTAGGGTCTTGGTTCTTTCTCGGTGCCATTTTCACCACCGTTGATTTCCCCCCCGACGACGCCGAGATCAGCCATTGCGGGTCATGTACTGCCTGTTTGGATATATGCCCCACCGCCGCCTTTCCGGCGCCTTATCAACTCGATGCCCGCCGCTGCATTTCCTATTTGACCATCGAACATAAGGGCCCGGTGGATGAAACGCTGCGCGCCCGGATGGGCAATCGCATCTATGGCTGCGATGATTGTCTGGCCGTTTGCCCTTGGAACAAATTTGCCCAAGACGGCCGCGATGCCCGCTTTGCCGCCCGCGACGATCTGCAAGCCCCCCCATTGGCCGAACTTGCCGCGCTGGATGATCCCGGTTTTCGCAACCGCTTTTCAGGCTCGCCTATCAAGCGCATTGGCCGGGATCGCTTTGTGCGCAATGTGGCTTATGCCATTGGCAATTCGGGCGACCCCGCATTGCTGGGCGCAGTCTCACCTTTGGTTGATGATCCTGATACGGCAGTGGCAGACGCCGCGCGTTGGGCTATCTTGCGATTGCAGGAGGTAGCCCCATGA
- a CDS encoding PQQ-dependent sugar dehydrogenase, whose translation MIRILALMMFPVAAFAQVEQGPPNADFTPAFPQQVRAPALPATNVSVSVFADDLENPWGIAPLGNGQFLVTERPGRLRLINADGTVSTPLPGLSDIADEGQGGLLDIAASPRFAQDRMIFWTYAKPVRGGLVTAAARGVLNADGQISDVADIFVQDNPARNGRHFGSRIIPMADGTVWITTGDRGAGDGGTLVQDVETTHGKVVRVNADGSAPSDNPFVGRAGNDLVWSLGHRNMQGAAIGPGGLWTIEHGPRGGDELNQPQAGRNYGWPVVSYGINYRGSDVGDGLARATGFEEPVYYWDPVIAPGGMMFYDGPYADWQGDLLIASLNPGALVRLKLEGGRVVGEERLLTDIGRVRDVEVLDDGSVLILTDSGRGQVLRITPG comes from the coding sequence ATGATCCGAATTCTTGCCCTGATGATGTTTCCCGTCGCCGCATTTGCGCAGGTCGAACAAGGCCCACCCAATGCCGATTTCACGCCTGCTTTTCCCCAGCAGGTCCGCGCTCCGGCCTTGCCGGCGACCAATGTCAGCGTATCGGTCTTTGCCGATGATCTGGAAAACCCTTGGGGTATCGCGCCCTTGGGCAATGGCCAGTTTTTAGTGACCGAGCGTCCCGGCCGGTTACGTCTGATCAATGCGGATGGCACGGTCAGTACCCCTTTGCCGGGCTTGTCGGATATCGCCGATGAGGGCCAGGGCGGCTTATTGGATATTGCCGCCTCGCCCCGGTTCGCGCAGGACCGCATGATTTTCTGGACCTATGCCAAGCCAGTGCGCGGCGGTCTGGTGACCGCTGCAGCCCGCGGTGTTCTGAATGCCGATGGGCAGATCAGCGATGTTGCCGATATTTTTGTGCAGGATAACCCTGCCCGCAATGGCCGCCATTTTGGCAGTCGCATTATCCCGATGGCTGACGGCACGGTGTGGATCACAACAGGTGATCGCGGTGCGGGGGATGGCGGTACGCTGGTACAGGATGTTGAGACGACCCATGGTAAGGTTGTCCGCGTCAATGCCGATGGCTCTGCCCCTTCGGACAATCCATTTGTCGGGCGGGCGGGCAATGATCTGGTTTGGTCATTGGGCCATCGCAATATGCAAGGCGCGGCCATTGGCCCCGGCGGGCTTTGGACGATTGAGCATGGACCACGCGGCGGCGATGAGCTGAACCAACCCCAAGCCGGGCGTAATTACGGCTGGCCCGTTGTCAGCTATGGAATCAATTATCGCGGATCGGATGTGGGCGATGGGCTGGCCCGCGCCACAGGGTTTGAAGAGCCCGTCTATTACTGGGATCCTGTCATCGCCCCTGGTGGGATGATGTTTTACGATGGCCCCTATGCCGATTGGCAGGGTGATCTGTTGATTGCATCCTTGAACCCCGGCGCGCTGGTCCGCTTGAAACTAGAAGGTGGACGCGTTGTGGGTGAAGAGCGTTTGCTAACCGATATAGGCCGCGTCCGCGATGTTGAGGTTCTGGATGATGGATCCGTGCTGATCCTGACAGATTCCGGGCGCGGGCAGGTTCTGCGCATCACGCCCGGATAG
- a CDS encoding fatty acid desaturase yields MQEKSPERTNMTPRDWVRVLAKYREPNSLRSSFELGVSLIPFVVLWVLACWVADYSYLAAFLISALNGLFLLRLFCIQHDCGHGSFFGNRNVSDWVGRALGVVTLTPYDVWRRSHSIHHSHAGDLDHRGIGDVMTLTVEEYHQRTAFGRLLYRAYRHPLVMFGLGPTYLFILQNRLPLGFMKQGREYWISAMGTNAAIAAILGTIVYFGGLQALFLVFLPTTLIAASIGVWLFYVQHQFETTHWDQREDWQLHESALYGSSHYDLPPILRWFTANIGIHHVHHLYSRIPFYRLTEVLRDHNELVDISRMTIMQSFKCASLDLWDEKSRRLISFAAARKAAPAN; encoded by the coding sequence ATGCAGGAAAAATCCCCCGAGAGAACAAACATGACGCCGCGCGATTGGGTACGGGTCTTGGCGAAATACCGTGAACCAAACAGCCTTCGCAGCAGCTTTGAATTGGGGGTTAGCCTGATTCCATTTGTTGTTTTATGGGTTTTGGCCTGTTGGGTCGCTGATTACAGCTATCTGGCCGCTTTCTTGATTTCGGCATTGAACGGGCTGTTTTTGTTGCGCCTGTTTTGCATCCAGCATGATTGCGGTCATGGATCGTTTTTTGGGAATCGCAATGTCAGCGATTGGGTCGGGCGGGCCCTAGGCGTCGTGACGCTGACCCCTTACGATGTTTGGCGGCGCAGCCATTCGATCCATCACAGCCATGCGGGTGACCTTGATCATCGGGGCATTGGTGACGTGATGACCTTAACGGTCGAAGAATATCACCAGCGCACGGCCTTTGGACGCCTGCTTTACCGCGCATATCGGCACCCGCTTGTCATGTTTGGGCTGGGGCCAACCTATCTGTTCATTTTGCAAAACCGGTTGCCGCTGGGCTTTATGAAACAAGGGCGGGAATATTGGATCAGTGCGATGGGCACGAATGCGGCCATCGCCGCCATTCTGGGTACAATTGTCTATTTTGGCGGGTTACAGGCCCTGTTCTTGGTCTTTTTGCCCACCACCTTGATCGCTGCATCGATCGGGGTTTGGCTGTTTTACGTCCAGCACCAATTCGAAACGACCCATTGGGACCAACGTGAGGATTGGCAATTGCATGAGTCTGCACTTTACGGCAGCTCGCACTACGATCTGCCTCCGATCTTGCGCTGGTTCACAGCCAATATCGGCATTCATCACGTCCATCACCTGTATAGCCGCATTCCGTTTTACCGGCTGACCGAGGTGCTGCGCGATCACAACGAACTGGTCGACATCAGCCGCATGACCATCATGCAAAGCTTCAAATGTGCCAGTCTGGACCTCTGGGATGAAAAAAGCCGCCGCCTGATTTCTTTCGCAGCAGCGCGCAAGGCAGCACCCGCAAATTAA
- a CDS encoding DMT family transporter, translating to MQPLRGILFKILSVCMFMGMASLIKAASIEVPPGQAVFFRSFFALPIIFGWLAMRGDLRNGWKTQKPMGHVWRGLVGTCAMGLGFTGLGLLPLPEVTAIGYAAPLLVVIFAAMFLNEEVRAFRLSAVAMGMIGVLIVLSPRLSVGTGLNVSETLGAVVVLMGAVMAALAQVFVRKMVATETTAAIVFWFTITSTVMSLFTLPWGWVLPSWTMAGLLIMAGLLGGLGQIFLTSSYRYADASLVAPFDYTSMILALTIGYFIFDEAPSATMLFGAGIVIAAGVLIIWRERRLGLQRAEQRKATGNIGA from the coding sequence ATGCAGCCGCTTCGTGGCATTCTGTTCAAGATCCTTTCGGTCTGCATGTTCATGGGCATGGCAAGTCTGATCAAAGCCGCATCGATTGAGGTGCCACCGGGCCAAGCCGTTTTTTTCCGGTCATTTTTTGCGCTTCCGATCATCTTTGGCTGGCTGGCGATGCGCGGCGATTTGCGCAATGGCTGGAAGACGCAGAAACCGATGGGTCATGTCTGGCGCGGCCTGGTCGGCACCTGTGCAATGGGGCTGGGATTTACCGGCCTTGGCTTACTGCCTTTGCCCGAAGTCACGGCCATCGGCTACGCCGCGCCGCTGCTGGTCGTCATCTTCGCGGCCATGTTTCTGAATGAAGAGGTGCGCGCCTTTCGTCTGTCCGCCGTGGCAATGGGTATGATCGGGGTCCTGATCGTTTTGTCCCCGCGCCTGTCGGTCGGGACAGGTTTGAACGTATCTGAGACATTGGGCGCCGTTGTTGTCCTCATGGGTGCCGTAATGGCTGCATTGGCGCAGGTCTTCGTGCGCAAGATGGTCGCGACTGAGACGACCGCCGCCATCGTCTTTTGGTTCACGATCACCTCAACAGTGATGTCGCTTTTCACGCTGCCCTGGGGCTGGGTTCTGCCCAGCTGGACCATGGCCGGACTGCTGATCATGGCAGGCTTGCTGGGCGGTCTGGGGCAAATTTTTCTGACCTCAAGCTATCGCTATGCAGATGCATCGCTGGTCGCCCCTTTTGATTACACCTCAATGATCCTGGCGTTGACGATTGGCTATTTCATCTTTGACGAAGCCCCATCGGCGACCATGTTATTTGGCGCCGGTATCGTCATTGCCGCAGGTGTTTTGATCATCTGGCGCGAACGGCGCCTGGGCCTGCAACGCGCCGAGCAGCGCAAGGCGACCGGGAATATTGGGGCCTAG
- a CDS encoding branched-chain amino acid aminotransferase, whose translation MAGAYDDRDGTIWMDGQLVDWRSANVHILTHAMHYASSVFEGERCYSGNIFKSREHSERLITSGKLIDFDIPYTVDEIEAAKQAALDANGLTDAYVRAVAWRGAGEDMGVASAKNPVHMAVACWEWGNYYGDAKMKGAKLDIAKWKRPSPETAPSQAKAAGLYMIATMSKHAAEAKGCSDAMMFDYRGYVAEATGANIFFVKDGEVHTPIADAFLNGITRQTVIGMLEQHQIKVHERVIMPEELEGFQQCWLTGTAAEVTPVGQIGDYNFEVGAMTRDISDEYEKLVRS comes from the coding sequence ATGGCTGGCGCTTATGACGACAGAGACGGGACAATCTGGATGGACGGCCAGCTGGTCGACTGGCGCAGCGCCAATGTGCACATCCTGACCCACGCGATGCACTACGCCTCGTCCGTTTTTGAGGGCGAGCGTTGCTATTCCGGTAACATCTTCAAATCCCGCGAACATTCCGAACGTCTGATCACGTCAGGCAAGCTGATCGATTTTGATATTCCTTACACGGTTGATGAAATCGAAGCGGCCAAACAGGCCGCGCTTGACGCCAACGGGCTGACGGATGCCTATGTGCGCGCTGTTGCCTGGCGCGGCGCGGGCGAGGATATGGGTGTCGCCTCTGCCAAGAACCCGGTTCATATGGCGGTCGCCTGTTGGGAGTGGGGCAATTACTATGGTGACGCCAAGATGAAAGGCGCCAAGCTGGACATCGCCAAATGGAAACGCCCCAGCCCGGAAACCGCCCCTTCGCAGGCCAAGGCCGCCGGTCTTTATATGATTGCAACCATGTCCAAACATGCAGCCGAGGCAAAAGGTTGTTCGGATGCGATGATGTTTGATTATCGCGGATATGTGGCCGAGGCGACCGGCGCCAATATCTTCTTTGTCAAAGATGGCGAAGTGCATACACCTATTGCCGATGCGTTCCTTAACGGGATCACCCGACAAACCGTCATTGGCATGCTCGAACAGCACCAGATCAAAGTGCATGAGCGCGTGATCATGCCCGAAGAGCTGGAAGGTTTCCAGCAATGCTGGCTGACCGGCACCGCCGCTGAGGTGACGCCGGTCGGTCAAATCGGGGACTATAATTTCGAAGTTGGCGCGATGACCCGCGACATCTCGGATGAATACGAAAAGCTGGTGCGCAGTTAA
- a CDS encoding MarR family transcriptional regulator encodes MSDGLQPQMGQSLLFLTDEQLRKGIEAMFFAYRGFTADPDRILSQKAYGRAHHRAIHFIHRSPGTTVNNLLSILGVTKQSLNRVLRTLIEDGLVKSTVGTRDKRERHLHLTEEGAALERALSDAQRDRMRAAYRAAGPAAVAGFRQVLEAMMDDETRHHYEAMKDKVE; translated from the coding sequence ATGAGCGACGGCTTGCAGCCACAAATGGGGCAAAGCCTGCTTTTTCTGACGGACGAACAGTTGCGCAAGGGGATTGAGGCGATGTTTTTCGCCTATCGCGGGTTCACGGCGGACCCCGATCGCATCCTGTCGCAAAAGGCTTATGGGCGGGCGCACCACCGCGCGATCCATTTTATCCATCGCAGTCCAGGCACAACGGTCAATAACCTTCTGTCTATCCTCGGGGTCACGAAACAATCGCTCAACCGCGTCTTGCGCACGTTGATCGAGGACGGTCTGGTGAAAAGCACCGTTGGCACGCGTGATAAACGCGAACGCCATTTGCACCTGACCGAAGAAGGTGCAGCGCTGGAACGCGCCTTGTCTGATGCCCAACGCGACAGGATGCGCGCCGCTTACCGCGCCGCCGGTCCTGCTGCAGTTGCCGGGTTCAGGCAAGTACTTGAAGCCATGATGGATGACGAGACCCGCCATCATTACGAGGCGATGAAGGATAAAGTTGAATGA
- a CDS encoding response regulator — MNSDDAHLLIVDDDERIRGLLQKFLMRSGFLVSTARDAAHARRVLSGLEFDLIVLDVMMPGEDGMALCRDLRKTITTPIMLLTAKGDTDDRITGLEAGADDYLAKPFEPKELLLRINAILRRVPNAEPAVVLPKVLNLGPVRYDIERGEMWQGDQLVRLTATESQLMRIFSGCPGEAVTRARLVEELSRSGGQTQERAVDVQITRLRRKIEADPKQPRYLQTVRGAGYMLAPE, encoded by the coding sequence ATGAATTCTGATGATGCACATTTGTTGATTGTTGACGATGACGAACGGATCCGCGGCCTTTTACAAAAATTCCTGATGCGATCTGGCTTTCTTGTCAGCACCGCCCGGGATGCGGCCCATGCAAGGCGGGTCCTTTCGGGGCTGGAATTTGATCTGATCGTGCTGGATGTGATGATGCCGGGCGAAGACGGTATGGCGCTTTGCCGGGATCTGCGCAAAACGATCACAACCCCGATCATGCTGCTGACCGCCAAAGGCGACACCGACGACCGGATCACCGGGCTTGAGGCTGGGGCCGATGATTATCTGGCCAAACCCTTTGAGCCCAAGGAACTGCTACTGCGGATCAACGCGATCCTGCGCCGCGTCCCGAATGCAGAACCCGCGGTCGTGCTGCCCAAAGTGCTGAACCTTGGCCCTGTGCGCTATGACATTGAGCGCGGCGAGATGTGGCAGGGCGATCAACTGGTCCGATTGACAGCCACCGAAAGCCAACTGATGCGCATCTTCTCAGGTTGCCCGGGCGAGGCTGTGACACGGGCACGTCTGGTCGAAGAGCTCAGCCGCTCTGGCGGGCAAACCCAGGAACGGGCTGTCGATGTACAAATCACCCGTCTGCGGCGCAAAATCGAGGCCGACCCAAAGCAGCCGCGCTATCTGCAAACAGTACGCGGCGCAGGATATATGCTGGCGCCTGAGTAA